The following proteins come from a genomic window of Natronosalvus vescus:
- the fni gene encoding type 2 isopentenyl-diphosphate Delta-isomerase: MPETSDRKDDHIRIIEEEDVETSGTGFEDIELVHEALPEIHRDEIDTSVSLFGEELAAPIVIESMTGGHPNTTKINRHLAAAAQEVGVAMGVGSQRAGLELDDPDLLESYTVVREAGPDAFLYGNVGAAQLLEYDVGDVERAVEMIDADAMAVHLNFLQEAVQPEGDVDARGCLAEIETVASELSVPVVVKETGNGISRSTAERLTDAGVHAIDVAGKGGTTWSGIESYRAAAVGASRQEHVGKLFRAWGVPTAVSTLEAASVHDTVIASGGVRSGMDVAKAIALGATAGGLAKPFLAPAGQSTEAVVDLLETLVLELQTAMFVTGSGSVVELQDAEYVVLGRTKEYLESRGHGHGL, from the coding sequence ATGCCCGAGACATCCGACCGCAAAGACGACCATATCCGCATCATCGAAGAAGAAGACGTCGAGACCTCGGGAACCGGGTTCGAGGACATCGAACTCGTTCACGAGGCGCTTCCGGAGATTCACCGCGACGAGATCGACACCAGCGTGTCGCTCTTTGGGGAGGAGCTGGCCGCCCCTATCGTCATCGAGAGCATGACCGGCGGCCACCCGAACACGACGAAGATCAACCGCCACCTCGCGGCTGCCGCCCAGGAGGTCGGCGTCGCGATGGGTGTCGGCAGCCAGCGCGCGGGCCTCGAACTCGACGACCCCGACCTGCTCGAGTCCTACACCGTCGTCCGGGAAGCCGGCCCCGACGCGTTCCTCTACGGGAATGTGGGCGCTGCCCAGCTCCTCGAGTACGACGTGGGTGACGTCGAGCGCGCCGTCGAGATGATCGACGCCGACGCGATGGCCGTCCACCTCAACTTCCTCCAGGAGGCCGTCCAGCCCGAGGGTGACGTCGACGCCCGCGGCTGTCTCGCCGAGATCGAAACCGTCGCCAGCGAACTGTCGGTACCCGTGGTCGTCAAGGAGACGGGCAACGGCATCTCCCGTTCGACGGCCGAACGGCTGACCGACGCCGGCGTCCACGCCATCGACGTCGCGGGCAAGGGCGGCACCACCTGGTCGGGCATCGAATCCTACCGCGCCGCCGCCGTCGGTGCCAGCCGCCAGGAACACGTCGGCAAGCTGTTCCGGGCCTGGGGCGTCCCCACCGCGGTGAGCACGCTCGAGGCCGCGAGCGTCCACGACACGGTGATCGCCAGCGGCGGCGTCCGCTCGGGAATGGATGTCGCGAAGGCCATCGCGCTGGGGGCGACCGCGGGCGGGCTCGCCAAGCCGTTCCTCGCGCCGGCGGGCCAGAGCACCGAGGCGGTCGTCGACCTCCTCGAGACGCTGGTGCTCGAGTTGCAGACGGCGATGTTCGTCACCGGTTCGGGCTCCGTCGTAGAACTGCAGGACGCGGAGTACGTCGTCCTCGGGCGGACGAAGGAGTACCTCGAGAGTCGCGGACACGGGCACGGGCTGTAG
- the ligA gene encoding NAD-dependent DNA ligase LigA: MPVADEDNPYLREPPTDFEPPEELGLENAQRQVEQLREAIREHDRRYYVENDPIIADHTYDLLFSRLQELEEAFDLSHPDSPTRAVGGEPLEAFETVEHVAPMLSIDQSGEAADVREFDARVRRELEAAGYDGEIAYVCEPKFDGVSMAFVYEDGRLERAVTRGDGREGDDVTRNARTIGSVPQKLHDDPPEFFAVRGEVYMPKDAFQAHNRERIERGEDPFANPRNATAGTIRQLDPAVVAERPLEVFYFDVLEASDLEDSHLTELETFPTCGLRTNDRVDRVTNIEDAIDYRDRLLAERDDLPYEIDGVVIKVDAREAREELGRTARHDRYAFAYKFPARAEVTPIVDVAVQIGRTGRVTPVALLEPVDVGGVTVSRASLHNPEEITAKNVNVGDTVRIQRAGDVIPYVEEVVEKGSEGHYDLPDTCPVCDSAIERDGPLAYCTGGLACDAQLRRSIEYYASDDGLDLEGLGEETVRQLVDAGLLEGVADLYRLLDRREELLALEGWGETSVENLVGELEAAREPPLADFLSALGIPHVGPTTARELAREFGTFEAFRETAVDDPAALEGVDDVGETVAETIHEFFASEANAAAVDDILEHVSPQEVDVDEAGDELEGLTFVFTGALEDRTRGEAQELVERHGANATSSVSGNTDYLVTGANPGATKLTDAEENDVERFEEAEFWAFLEERGLEA, encoded by the coding sequence ATGCCAGTCGCCGACGAGGACAACCCCTATCTCCGCGAACCGCCGACGGACTTCGAGCCCCCCGAGGAACTGGGGCTGGAGAACGCCCAGCGACAGGTCGAACAGCTACGCGAGGCCATCCGGGAACACGACCGGCGCTACTACGTCGAGAACGATCCGATCATCGCCGACCACACCTACGATCTGCTCTTCTCGCGGCTGCAGGAACTCGAGGAGGCCTTTGACCTCTCCCACCCCGACAGTCCGACCCGTGCGGTGGGTGGCGAACCGCTCGAGGCCTTCGAGACGGTCGAGCACGTCGCCCCGATGCTCTCGATCGATCAGTCCGGCGAAGCAGCCGACGTCCGGGAGTTCGACGCACGCGTCCGCCGGGAACTCGAGGCGGCGGGCTACGACGGCGAGATCGCCTACGTCTGTGAGCCCAAGTTCGACGGCGTCTCGATGGCGTTCGTCTACGAGGACGGACGCCTCGAGCGAGCGGTCACACGCGGGGACGGCCGCGAGGGCGACGACGTGACCCGAAACGCCCGTACGATCGGCTCCGTCCCCCAGAAACTGCACGACGACCCGCCCGAATTCTTCGCCGTTCGCGGGGAGGTCTACATGCCCAAAGACGCCTTCCAGGCGCACAACCGCGAGCGGATCGAGCGCGGCGAGGATCCTTTCGCCAACCCGCGAAACGCCACGGCCGGCACGATTCGTCAGCTCGATCCCGCCGTCGTCGCCGAGCGCCCCCTCGAGGTGTTCTACTTCGACGTCCTCGAGGCGAGCGACCTCGAGGACAGCCACCTCACGGAACTCGAGACGTTCCCCACGTGCGGCCTGCGAACCAACGACCGCGTCGATCGCGTGACGAACATCGAGGACGCGATCGACTACCGCGACCGGCTGCTCGCGGAACGAGACGACCTCCCCTACGAGATCGACGGCGTGGTCATCAAAGTCGACGCCCGCGAGGCGCGCGAGGAACTCGGACGCACCGCTCGCCACGACCGCTACGCGTTTGCCTACAAGTTCCCCGCCCGTGCGGAGGTGACTCCCATCGTCGACGTCGCCGTCCAGATCGGCCGTACCGGCCGCGTGACGCCGGTCGCCCTGCTCGAACCGGTCGACGTCGGCGGTGTGACGGTCTCGCGGGCGAGCCTCCACAATCCCGAAGAGATCACCGCGAAGAACGTCAACGTCGGCGACACCGTCCGGATTCAGCGAGCTGGCGACGTGATCCCCTACGTCGAGGAGGTCGTCGAGAAGGGGAGCGAGGGGCACTACGACCTTCCAGATACCTGCCCCGTCTGTGACAGCGCGATCGAACGCGACGGCCCCCTCGCCTACTGCACCGGCGGCCTGGCCTGTGACGCCCAGCTTCGGCGATCGATCGAGTACTACGCGAGTGACGACGGCCTCGACCTCGAGGGCCTGGGCGAGGAGACCGTCCGCCAGCTAGTCGACGCCGGGTTGCTCGAGGGCGTCGCCGACCTCTACCGACTCCTCGACCGGCGCGAGGAACTGCTCGCCCTCGAGGGCTGGGGCGAGACGAGCGTCGAGAACCTGGTGGGCGAACTCGAGGCGGCGCGCGAACCGCCCCTCGCCGACTTCCTCTCGGCGCTCGGCATCCCCCACGTCGGCCCGACGACCGCCCGCGAACTGGCCCGCGAGTTCGGCACCTTCGAGGCGTTCCGCGAGACAGCCGTGGACGATCCCGCCGCGCTCGAAGGCGTCGACGACGTGGGCGAGACGGTCGCCGAGACGATCCACGAGTTCTTCGCGAGCGAGGCCAACGCCGCGGCAGTCGACGACATCCTCGAGCACGTGAGCCCACAGGAGGTCGACGTCGACGAGGCGGGCGACGAACTCGAGGGCCTCACGTTCGTCTTCACGGGCGCGTTAGAGGACAGGACTCGCGGGGAGGCACAGGAACTCGTCGAACGCCACGGCGCGAACGCGACGAGCAGCGTCTCGGGGAACACCGACTACCTCGTCACGGGCGCGAATCCGGGTGCGACGAAGCTGACGGATGCCGAGGAGAACGACGTGGAACGGTTCGAGGAGGCAGAGTTTTGGGCGTTCCTCGAGGAACGAGGACTGGAGGCGTGA
- the rio1 gene encoding serine/threonine-protein kinase Rio1 translates to MPSEFGLVDLEEADTPGDEWEEIDVTDTEADRIARKRDREFEQFEKRIKDADQFKVEQSVFDDATFAALYKLVQDGHVEAFGGPISTGKEANVYHALGDDREVAVKVYRINASNFRQMRDYLEGDPRFEGLGGKKKDVVLAWVKKELANLERARKAGLRVPEPIATERNVLVMEYIGNEDGRAKRLGEVHIENPQTAYEVLREYMRRLYSAGLIHGDLSEYNVVFHEGQLVVIDLGQAVTVHHPNSRDFLERDCKNVAAFFRRQGLEVTTEEVLEFVTQPEPDPSRDG, encoded by the coding sequence ATGCCATCGGAGTTCGGACTGGTCGACCTCGAGGAAGCGGACACCCCCGGTGACGAGTGGGAGGAGATCGACGTCACCGACACGGAAGCCGACCGGATCGCCAGAAAGCGCGACCGCGAGTTCGAGCAATTCGAGAAACGGATCAAGGACGCCGACCAGTTCAAAGTCGAGCAGTCGGTGTTCGACGACGCCACCTTCGCCGCCCTCTACAAACTCGTCCAGGACGGCCACGTCGAAGCCTTCGGCGGCCCCATCTCGACTGGCAAGGAGGCCAACGTCTACCACGCCCTCGGCGACGACCGCGAGGTCGCCGTCAAGGTCTACCGGATCAACGCCTCGAACTTCCGCCAGATGCGCGACTACCTCGAGGGGGATCCCCGGTTCGAGGGGCTGGGCGGAAAGAAGAAGGACGTCGTCCTCGCCTGGGTGAAAAAGGAACTGGCGAACCTCGAGCGGGCCCGAAAAGCGGGCCTCCGCGTGCCGGAACCCATCGCCACCGAGCGTAACGTGCTCGTGATGGAGTACATCGGCAACGAGGACGGCCGGGCGAAACGTCTCGGGGAAGTTCACATCGAAAACCCCCAGACGGCCTACGAAGTCCTCCGGGAGTATATGCGTCGACTCTATTCGGCCGGGCTGATCCACGGCGACCTCAGCGAGTACAACGTCGTCTTCCACGAGGGCCAGCTCGTCGTCATCGACCTCGGCCAGGCGGTGACCGTCCACCACCCCAACAGTCGCGACTTCCTCGAGCGCGACTGCAAGAACGTCGCTGCCTTCTTCCGGCGGCAGGGGCTCGAGGTGACGACCGAGGAGGTACTCGAGTTCGTCACCCAGCCGGAACCAGATCCGTCTCGCGACGGGTAG
- a CDS encoding AAA family ATPase — translation MYVIGTVGLPGSGKGEAATVAREEGLPVVTMGDVVRQETADRSLDPSKDHGTVAHALREENGPAAIAERSLPMLEDRLESNEAVLVDGIRSGTEVDVFEARFGDAFTLVSIEAPFEIRRERLADRGRDADERDGGEGLEARDERERGFGMDDAMDRADVVIENTDTLEVFRNRIRTVLEAAADGTVDGDELSGVQTEANPNLETEH, via the coding sequence ATGTACGTCATCGGAACCGTCGGACTGCCCGGAAGCGGCAAGGGCGAGGCGGCCACCGTCGCCCGCGAGGAAGGCCTTCCGGTCGTCACGATGGGCGACGTCGTTCGACAGGAGACCGCCGACCGCAGCCTCGATCCGAGCAAAGACCACGGGACGGTCGCCCATGCCCTCCGGGAGGAAAACGGCCCCGCGGCCATCGCCGAACGCTCCCTGCCGATGCTCGAGGATCGCCTCGAGAGCAACGAGGCCGTCCTCGTCGACGGCATCCGCTCGGGAACCGAAGTCGACGTGTTCGAGGCGCGTTTCGGCGACGCGTTCACGCTGGTGAGCATCGAGGCCCCCTTCGAAATCCGTCGCGAGCGCCTGGCCGACCGCGGCCGGGACGCCGACGAACGCGACGGTGGCGAGGGGCTCGAGGCCCGGGACGAGCGCGAACGTGGGTTCGGGATGGACGACGCCATGGATCGTGCGGACGTCGTCATCGAGAACACCGATACGCTCGAGGTGTTCCGCAATAGGATTCGGACGGTTCTCGAGGCGGCGGCCGACGGCACCGTCGACGGCGATGAGTTGAGTGGCGTCCAGACTGAAGCGAACCCGAACCTCGAGACCGAGCACTGA
- a CDS encoding NADH:flavin oxidoreductase → MTRLEAPLKIGGVEIPNRLYRAPVLECAGNGPDAVDTLIDDLEPAAESGVGLLCQGATIVRGEGGCAAPGMTRVHDPAFVDRLSRLTDRIHDHGSRIFVQLEHGGLRSMETWHAGYRRKHPDLEQLAVSPLPFPLRALDSAGFLSFQPQVLTTEEVYELAADFGRAAAYCADAGYDGIHLSGANMGIVQQFLSPFYNRRDDEFGGSPEERLAFLALVHDEVRERASDVPLITKVPAETPAPPWPFVRRKLSLEDGVEIARRLENIGYDGVVPVTTSVAWDMSIVRGQYPKRAWANDALRDEYDEAFGGSWRRRMVALGNRLESLVYDFDPAWNEHFFRRVREQVSIPVLAEGGIRERGQMDRLLGAGDADPACDMVGMARPFYAEPRLGARLLEPDSVGREPSPATRVLCENCNNCTVPQVTGAPGICRTPSVLRRRGDLERAGAYERPDADAE, encoded by the coding sequence ATGACACGGCTCGAGGCACCGCTCAAGATCGGTGGCGTCGAGATCCCGAACCGGCTGTACCGCGCGCCCGTCCTCGAGTGCGCGGGCAACGGCCCCGACGCCGTCGACACCCTGATCGACGACCTCGAGCCAGCCGCCGAGTCGGGCGTGGGCCTCCTCTGTCAGGGCGCGACCATCGTCCGCGGTGAGGGCGGCTGTGCGGCCCCGGGGATGACGCGCGTTCACGATCCCGCGTTCGTCGACCGACTCTCACGGCTCACCGACCGGATCCACGACCACGGGAGCCGGATCTTCGTCCAGCTCGAACACGGCGGCCTCCGAAGCATGGAGACCTGGCACGCTGGCTACCGGCGGAAACACCCCGACCTCGAGCAACTGGCGGTGTCGCCGCTCCCGTTCCCGTTGCGGGCGCTCGACAGTGCGGGATTCCTCTCGTTTCAGCCCCAGGTGCTCACGACCGAGGAGGTGTACGAACTTGCCGCCGACTTCGGTCGGGCCGCCGCCTACTGTGCCGACGCCGGCTACGACGGGATCCACCTCTCGGGGGCCAACATGGGGATCGTCCAGCAGTTTCTGTCCCCGTTCTACAACCGGCGGGACGACGAATTCGGCGGCTCGCCCGAGGAACGGCTGGCGTTTCTCGCGCTCGTCCACGACGAGGTTCGCGAGCGGGCCAGCGACGTCCCCCTCATCACGAAGGTGCCCGCCGAGACGCCGGCCCCGCCGTGGCCGTTCGTTCGCCGCAAACTCTCGCTTGAGGACGGGGTCGAAATCGCCCGGCGACTCGAGAACATCGGCTACGACGGGGTCGTCCCCGTCACGACCTCCGTCGCGTGGGACATGAGCATCGTCCGGGGCCAGTATCCGAAGCGGGCCTGGGCGAACGACGCCCTCCGGGACGAGTACGATGAGGCCTTCGGCGGGTCGTGGCGACGGCGCATGGTCGCCCTGGGCAACCGCCTCGAGTCGCTCGTCTACGACTTCGACCCGGCGTGGAACGAGCATTTTTTCCGGCGCGTCCGCGAGCAGGTGTCGATTCCCGTCCTCGCAGAGGGCGGAATTCGCGAGCGCGGCCAGATGGATCGGTTGTTGGGTGCCGGAGACGCCGATCCCGCTTGCGACATGGTCGGGATGGCTCGGCCGTTCTACGCCGAACCCCGACTGGGTGCACGGCTGCTCGAGCCCGATTCCGTTGGAAGAGAGCCGTCGCCGGCGACGCGCGTCCTCTGTGAAAACTGCAACAACTGCACCGTCCCACAGGTGACGGGCGCGCCGGGAATCTGTCGCACGCCGTCGGTGCTCAGACGCCGGGGCGACCTCGAGCGGGCGGGTGCGTACGAGCGACCGGACGCCGACGCCGAATGA
- a CDS encoding ABC transporter ATP-binding protein has protein sequence MNAIAVTNVTKRFGDVTALDDLSLTVEDGEIFGFLGPNGAGKSTTINLLLDFIRPTSGSVSVLGMDAQEESKQIRQRLGVLPEGFTTYDRLTGRQHLEFAIESKGTNDDPDALLERVGLSAEDGDRKTGGYSKGMAQRLLFAMSMVGDPDMLILDEPSTGLDPNGAREMRQLIREENERGTTIFFSSHILEQVEAVCDRVGIIRDGEMVAIDSVEGLRDSVSTSGRLLIEVDRVDEGGLEAVRALDGVSAVEVLENAGGEGQTVAVETEGSKTAVLGALEDAGIVVEDFSTEEASLDEVFRQYTEVPA, from the coding sequence ATGAACGCGATCGCTGTCACCAACGTGACGAAGCGATTCGGCGACGTCACCGCCCTGGATGACCTCTCGCTGACCGTCGAAGACGGCGAAATCTTCGGGTTTCTTGGCCCGAACGGCGCCGGCAAGTCGACGACGATCAACCTCCTCCTCGATTTCATCCGCCCGACGAGCGGATCGGTGTCCGTCCTCGGGATGGACGCCCAGGAAGAGAGCAAACAGATTCGCCAGCGCCTCGGTGTCCTCCCGGAAGGGTTTACCACGTACGACCGCCTGACTGGCCGCCAGCACCTCGAGTTCGCCATCGAATCGAAAGGCACGAACGACGACCCCGATGCCCTGCTCGAGCGTGTCGGTCTGAGCGCCGAGGACGGCGACCGCAAAACGGGCGGCTACTCGAAAGGGATGGCCCAGCGACTGCTCTTCGCGATGTCGATGGTCGGCGACCCGGACATGCTGATCCTCGACGAGCCCTCCACCGGTCTCGACCCCAACGGTGCCCGAGAGATGCGCCAATTGATCCGCGAGGAGAACGAGCGGGGGACGACGATCTTCTTCTCGAGTCACATCCTGGAGCAGGTCGAAGCTGTCTGTGACCGGGTGGGCATCATCAGGGACGGCGAGATGGTCGCCATCGACAGCGTCGAGGGGCTTCGCGACTCCGTCTCGACCAGCGGCCGACTCCTGATCGAGGTCGACCGCGTCGACGAAGGAGGGCTCGAGGCCGTCCGCGCTCTCGACGGTGTGAGCGCGGTCGAGGTACTGGAAAACGCCGGCGGCGAGGGTCAGACGGTCGCCGTCGAAACCGAGGGCTCGAAAACGGCGGTACTCGGTGCGCTCGAGGACGCCGGGATCGTCGTCGAGGACTTCTCGACGGAGGAAGCGTCGCTCGACGAGGTCTTCCGCCAGTACACGGAGGTACCCGCATGA
- a CDS encoding RNA-binding domain-containing protein has protein sequence MAPIYRVDVEITAPVYDTEVTSRVEDAVRNLFPNAEPDERFGEVTATVHTLEHFSECLHRQEILDTARGEFFKHREGDTFHFALKKQAAFEGRVNFSVGEPDELGEIAVRVRVDEPDLEAYVDHIAPPTEDGRPVDAD, from the coding sequence ATGGCACCCATTTATCGCGTCGACGTCGAGATCACGGCGCCCGTCTACGACACGGAGGTCACGAGTCGCGTCGAAGACGCTGTACGGAATCTGTTTCCGAACGCCGAACCCGACGAGCGGTTCGGCGAGGTGACCGCGACAGTACACACTCTCGAGCACTTCTCGGAGTGTCTTCACCGACAGGAAATCCTCGACACGGCCCGCGGCGAGTTCTTCAAACATCGCGAGGGGGACACGTTCCACTTCGCGCTCAAGAAACAGGCCGCGTTCGAGGGGCGCGTCAACTTTTCCGTCGGCGAACCGGACGAGTTAGGCGAGATTGCCGTCCGCGTTCGCGTCGACGAACCAGACCTCGAGGCGTACGTCGATCACATCGCCCCACCGACGGAGGATGGGCGACCGGTTGACGCCGATTGA
- a CDS encoding helix-turn-helix transcriptional regulator: MDDVLAEIEYLSRSPHRAPMLTALAEQPRDRRDLQSVTGASASTVSRTLRAFEKRRWIARNGHRYETTQLGSFVAVGLQALIDRFETERTLREIWDWLPDDVAALPLEGIAEATVTMATVDDPYRPVTRFRTLLEETETFRFVGFELALLEPCKDELCQRIIDGVEAVIIDPPSVVRYIRSTYPDLSTRTLDSGNLTVLVLDEQPPFGLCLFDGCVSVTIYSPETGAVRALIDTDESGVREWAESTFDEYRAAAKPMSVEA, translated from the coding sequence ATGGACGACGTGCTCGCCGAGATCGAATACCTCTCGCGCTCGCCCCACCGAGCACCGATGCTCACCGCGCTGGCCGAGCAGCCTCGAGACCGACGGGATCTCCAGTCGGTGACCGGTGCCTCGGCGTCGACGGTCAGCCGAACGCTCCGGGCGTTCGAAAAGCGCCGTTGGATCGCGCGGAACGGACACCGGTACGAGACGACCCAGTTAGGATCGTTCGTCGCCGTCGGACTGCAAGCACTTATCGATCGGTTCGAGACCGAGCGTACCCTCCGGGAGATCTGGGACTGGCTCCCCGACGACGTCGCCGCGTTGCCCCTCGAGGGAATCGCCGAGGCGACCGTCACGATGGCGACCGTGGACGATCCGTATCGACCCGTTACCCGATTTCGCACCCTGCTCGAGGAGACCGAGACGTTCCGGTTCGTCGGCTTCGAACTGGCGCTGCTCGAGCCCTGCAAGGACGAACTCTGTCAGCGGATTATCGACGGAGTCGAAGCCGTGATCATCGACCCCCCGAGTGTCGTCCGTTACATCCGATCGACCTATCCCGACCTCTCGACGCGGACGCTCGACAGCGGGAACCTCACGGTGCTGGTGCTCGACGAGCAGCCGCCGTTCGGCCTCTGCCTGTTCGACGGCTGCGTCAGTGTGACCATCTACTCGCCCGAGACGGGTGCCGTCCGGGCCCTGATCGACACCGACGAGTCGGGGGTTCGCGAGTGGGCAGAATCGACGTTCGACGAGTATCGGGCGGCGGCAAAGCCGATGTCGGTCGAAGCCTAA
- a CDS encoding HAD family hydrolase, with protein MHAVLFDMDGVLVDSEDYWVDLEREELFPAVVPDQDVAVAEITGMNYREIYDYLDAEYETAVSRDEFIDLFDDVAQDIYHERVALLEGTHDLLETLEERGVVRAVVSSSPHDWIDIVLERFDLEDRFTTVVSAEEIDDPGKPEPDIFEHAAAVLDVDPESCVVVEDSEHGIRAAARAGTTCIAYAIDAHEGIDRSAADVVVDSPQELRAAVLERVS; from the coding sequence ATGCACGCAGTGCTCTTCGACATGGACGGTGTCCTCGTCGACTCGGAGGATTACTGGGTCGACCTCGAGCGCGAGGAACTCTTCCCCGCGGTCGTTCCCGACCAGGACGTTGCCGTCGCCGAGATCACCGGCATGAACTACCGCGAGATCTACGACTATCTCGACGCGGAGTACGAGACGGCGGTCTCCCGCGACGAATTCATCGACCTGTTCGATGACGTCGCCCAGGACATCTACCACGAGCGAGTGGCACTCCTCGAGGGCACTCACGACCTCCTCGAGACGCTCGAGGAACGCGGCGTCGTGCGGGCGGTCGTCTCCTCGTCGCCCCACGACTGGATCGATATCGTCCTCGAGCGGTTCGATCTCGAGGATCGGTTCACCACCGTGGTTAGCGCCGAGGAGATCGACGACCCCGGCAAACCCGAACCCGACATCTTCGAGCACGCCGCGGCCGTCCTCGACGTCGACCCGGAGTCGTGCGTCGTCGTCGAGGACTCCGAACACGGGATTCGGGCGGCCGCCCGCGCGGGTACGACCTGTATCGCCTACGCCATCGACGCCCACGAGGGGATCGACCGATCAGCGGCCGACGTCGTCGTCGACAGCCCCCAGGAACTTCGGGCGGCCGTGCTCGAGCGGGTGTCCTGA
- a CDS encoding ABC transporter permease subunit: MSVTAIVRKDFRDGIRSKLLWSLMALFLLSIGGFTYLATRGSPEGEGDIVLLGLLGFSAIFAVIFLIPLTGLVVSIKSIVREREMGSIRILLSLPHTRGEVILGKFIGRSGLLTAAILTGFVPAALILFVQTGELPVFEYVALVLVTILFGVVFVAIGVTVSAFTSTETRATVAGVGVFFLFYMWDSIFGYVNGQLDLFTGDLYLFILRFDLFIIFMDVLFAILSLRHDIPNTSFVDANQFFVENPEAVDAVSQPFYLQHWFAVLILAAWIAVPLAIGYLRFENIDL, encoded by the coding sequence ATGAGCGTTACTGCCATCGTCCGGAAGGACTTCCGGGACGGCATCCGCTCGAAGCTGCTCTGGTCGCTCATGGCGCTGTTCTTGCTCTCGATCGGCGGATTCACGTACCTGGCAACCCGTGGAAGTCCCGAGGGTGAAGGTGATATCGTCCTGCTCGGGTTGCTCGGCTTTTCGGCTATCTTCGCCGTGATCTTCCTGATACCACTGACCGGCCTGGTCGTGAGCATTAAATCGATCGTTCGCGAGCGCGAGATGGGGAGCATCCGCATTCTCCTCTCGTTGCCACACACCCGTGGCGAGGTCATCCTCGGGAAGTTCATCGGGCGATCGGGTCTGCTCACGGCGGCGATCCTCACCGGGTTCGTCCCGGCTGCGCTCATCCTGTTCGTCCAGACGGGCGAACTGCCGGTGTTCGAGTACGTCGCACTCGTCCTCGTGACGATCCTCTTCGGCGTCGTCTTCGTCGCGATCGGCGTCACCGTCTCGGCGTTCACCAGCACCGAGACGCGCGCGACCGTCGCCGGCGTCGGCGTCTTCTTCCTCTTTTACATGTGGGACAGCATCTTCGGCTACGTGAACGGCCAGCTCGACTTGTTCACCGGAGATCTGTACCTGTTCATCCTGCGATTCGACCTGTTCATCATCTTCATGGACGTCCTCTTTGCCATCCTCTCGCTGCGACACGACATCCCGAACACGTCGTTCGTCGACGCGAACCAGTTCTTCGTCGAGAACCCCGAGGCGGTCGACGCGGTCTCACAGCCGTTTTACCTCCAGCACTGGTTCGCCGTCCTGATCCTCGCGGCCTGGATTGCCGTGCCACTGGCGATCGGCTATCTCCGGTTCGAAAACATCGATCTCTGA